Proteins found in one Mucilaginibacter gracilis genomic segment:
- a CDS encoding gliding motility lipoprotein GldH: MKPALKSFIVCLTAIAVLALGSCGIHDRNRIIDQNTEVENQNWGYHSRISCVFDIADAAIAYNLYLNLRVTPDYKYSNIFILIHQVGPDKKTETTRYEFTLADKDGQWLGRGTGNLYTYQVPFRTSYKFPVKGKYRIEIEQNMRDNPLHQVSDVGLRVEKAE; this comes from the coding sequence ATGAAACCGGCTTTAAAAAGCTTTATTGTTTGCCTAACTGCTATAGCGGTATTGGCGTTGGGCAGCTGCGGCATACATGACCGTAATAGGATTATTGACCAAAATACCGAGGTTGAAAATCAAAATTGGGGCTATCATAGCCGCATAAGTTGTGTTTTTGACATTGCCGATGCGGCAATTGCTTACAACCTGTATCTAAATTTACGGGTTACGCCCGATTATAAGTACTCAAACATTTTTATACTTATTCACCAGGTGGGCCCGGATAAAAAAACTGAAACTACCCGTTACGAGTTTACCTTGGCCGATAAAGACGGCCAATGGTTAGGGCGCGGAACGGGTAATTTATACACCTATCAGGTTCCGTTCCGAACCAGTTATAAATTCCCTGTTAAGGGTAAATACCGTATAGAAATAGAGCAAAACATGCGCGATAACCCCCTGCACCAGGTTAGCGATGTTGGGTTGCGGGTTGAAAAGGCCGAGTAG
- a CDS encoding PSP1 domain-containing protein, with protein sequence MGCGSCSTGGCAPAGCKSNGSCLTNGCSKLDVYDWLSNMDMPTNYKPFPIIEVKFKGSRKEFFVNLDNIYLEAGELVAVETTTGGFDIGHVSITGELVRMQMVKRHVNEADVAKKIYRKATPADVDKWKIAKDLEWETMHKARTLAIELGLSMKISDVDYQGDKTKATFYYTAEGRVDFRELIKRMAESFRIRIEMRQIGMRQEASRLGGIGSCGRELCCSTWLTDFKTVSTSAARYQNLSLNTLKLAGQCGKLKCCLNYELDTYMDALKHIPDNVNYLKTEKGDARLQKTDIFKKIMWFSYPKDDNWVPVEISRVKEIQKQNRDGVIPADLGEFANIEELIKQPDYENVVGQDSLTRLDDRNRNQNKNNKNRNNKNRKPSQDARPANANADARPAKPNQQQQQQKQHQQQQPRPQGQPQQPRNIIEGAKPTEGGVAPANNANRRNNRRHRPNRGGGGNANNPNNNKPKPTGNE encoded by the coding sequence ATGGGATGCGGAAGTTGCTCAACAGGCGGATGTGCGCCTGCAGGCTGCAAAAGTAATGGCAGTTGCCTTACTAATGGTTGCAGTAAATTAGATGTTTACGATTGGCTTTCTAACATGGATATGCCAACAAATTATAAGCCTTTTCCAATCATTGAAGTAAAATTCAAAGGTTCGCGGAAGGAATTTTTTGTTAACCTGGATAATATTTACCTGGAAGCAGGCGAACTGGTTGCCGTTGAAACCACCACCGGTGGGTTTGATATTGGCCATGTATCTATAACTGGCGAACTGGTGCGTATGCAAATGGTTAAGCGCCATGTAAACGAAGCCGACGTTGCTAAAAAGATATATCGAAAAGCCACACCCGCGGATGTGGACAAATGGAAAATAGCAAAGGATCTGGAATGGGAAACCATGCACAAGGCGCGCACGCTTGCCATTGAACTTGGCCTATCTATGAAGATAAGCGATGTTGATTACCAGGGCGATAAAACTAAGGCTACTTTTTACTACACTGCCGAGGGCCGGGTTGATTTTAGGGAATTGATTAAGCGCATGGCCGAATCATTTAGGATAAGGATTGAAATGCGCCAGATTGGTATGCGCCAGGAAGCCAGCAGGCTTGGTGGCATAGGCTCATGCGGCCGCGAATTATGCTGCTCAACCTGGTTAACAGATTTTAAAACTGTTTCAACATCGGCGGCAAGGTATCAAAACCTGTCGTTAAATACATTGAAACTGGCTGGCCAGTGCGGTAAACTAAAGTGCTGCCTTAACTATGAGCTGGATACGTACATGGATGCGCTTAAACACATACCCGATAACGTAAACTATTTGAAGACCGAAAAGGGGGATGCCCGCTTGCAAAAGACGGACATATTTAAAAAAATAATGTGGTTTAGTTATCCTAAAGATGATAACTGGGTGCCGGTTGAGATAAGCCGCGTAAAGGAAATTCAGAAACAAAACCGCGACGGCGTAATACCTGCCGACCTGGGCGAATTTGCTAATATAGAGGAACTGATTAAACAACCTGACTATGAAAACGTAGTTGGGCAGGATAGCTTAACCCGCCTTGACGACCGTAACCGTAATCAAAATAAAAACAACAAAAACCGCAATAATAAAAACCGGAAGCCTTCGCAGGATGCACGGCCAGCTAATGCTAATGCCGATGCCAGGCCTGCCAAGCCAAACCAACAACAGCAGCAGCAAAAACAGCATCAACAGCAACAACCTCGGCCGCAAGGGCAGCCTCAGCAGCCTCGTAACATAATAGAGGGTGCTAAACCAACCGAAGGCGGCGTTGCGCCGGCTAATAATGCCAACAGGCGCAACAACCGCAGGCACAGGCCAAACCGCGGTGGTGGCGGCAATGCTAATAACCCCAACAATAACAAACCCAAACCAACAGGAAACGAATAA
- a CDS encoding DNA polymerase III subunit translates to MQFSSIVGQGEIKQRLINTVKENRVSHAQLFLGPEGSGSLALAIAYAQYVSCEDKSDHDSCGVCASCRKYQKLVHPDLHFSYPFFAKHKDDTALSFIEQWRDAIIKHPYLSLDIWRGYLDAENKQANINIAECHQIIKKLSFKPFESAYKILILWLPEYLDKTGNALLKIIEEPQPNTLFLLVAQNQDQILNTILSRTQLVKIPCLNDNEVKQYLINEHHQTEHAAAEIAFLSDGNLTEALAMLNNDESSYHDYFLKWLRMCFSNKGLEIVDFVDVLAKLGRENQKNFMRYGISYIRECCMLLAGAGNLVHLPAKELDTAQKMISVMSLPMAAAISELLEKAHYHVERNANPKILFLDVSLQIVKILKFKTIPQGTHYIPN, encoded by the coding sequence ATGCAGTTTAGTTCGATAGTTGGGCAGGGCGAGATCAAGCAAAGATTGATTAATACGGTTAAAGAAAACCGGGTTAGCCATGCGCAGTTATTTTTGGGTCCCGAAGGTTCGGGTAGTTTGGCACTTGCCATAGCCTATGCCCAATATGTATCGTGCGAGGATAAAAGCGACCACGATTCGTGCGGAGTATGCGCATCGTGCCGCAAGTATCAAAAGCTGGTTCACCCCGATCTGCATTTTTCGTACCCCTTTTTTGCTAAACATAAAGACGATACCGCACTCAGTTTTATTGAACAATGGCGCGATGCTATTATAAAGCACCCCTACCTTAGCCTTGATATTTGGCGCGGATATTTGGATGCCGAAAACAAGCAAGCCAATATTAACATTGCCGAGTGCCACCAGATAATAAAAAAACTAAGCTTTAAGCCGTTTGAATCGGCCTATAAAATTTTAATACTCTGGCTACCCGAGTACCTGGATAAAACGGGTAACGCCCTGCTCAAAATTATTGAAGAGCCGCAGCCCAATACCTTATTTTTACTGGTGGCCCAAAACCAGGACCAAATACTTAACACCATTTTATCGCGCACGCAGCTTGTAAAAATACCCTGCCTTAATGATAACGAGGTTAAACAGTATTTAATAAACGAACATCACCAAACCGAACACGCCGCTGCCGAAATTGCCTTTTTAAGCGACGGTAACCTAACCGAGGCTTTGGCTATGCTGAACAACGACGAGAGCAGCTATCACGATTATTTTTTAAAGTGGCTGCGCATGTGTTTTTCAAATAAAGGTTTAGAGATTGTTGATTTTGTTGATGTACTGGCAAAGCTGGGCCGCGAAAATCAAAAAAACTTTATGCGGTATGGCATAAGCTATATACGCGAATGCTGTATGTTGCTGGCCGGTGCCGGCAACCTGGTACACCTGCCGGCAAAGGAGCTGGATACGGCGCAAAAAATGATATCGGTTATGAGTTTGCCCATGGCTGCCGCCATTAGCGAACTGCTTGAAAAAGCGCATTATCATGTAGAAAGAAATGCGAACCCGAAAATTTTATTTTTAGATGTATCTTTACAAATTGTTAAGATACTAAAATTTAAAACGATCCCGCAAGGGACACACTATATACCGAACTAA
- the ruvX gene encoding Holliday junction resolvase RuvX: protein MRIMAFDYGTKRIGIAVTDPLQIIATGLDTVHPKDIVEYLKKYFITNPVERFIVGEPKQMDNTASQSAPHVRGFVTILKKNFPDIPIEMLDERFTSKMASAVIAQSGMGKMDRRNKELVDTISATIILQSYMDRRF, encoded by the coding sequence ATGAGAATAATGGCTTTTGACTACGGAACCAAACGCATTGGCATTGCCGTTACCGACCCTTTGCAAATTATTGCCACCGGGTTAGATACCGTACACCCTAAGGATATTGTGGAATACCTAAAAAAATATTTCATAACAAACCCTGTGGAACGCTTTATTGTGGGCGAACCTAAGCAAATGGATAATACGGCATCACAATCGGCACCGCACGTTAGGGGTTTTGTTACCATCCTCAAAAAAAACTTCCCAGATATACCCATTGAAATGTTAGACGAACGTTTTACCTCCAAAATGGCATCGGCGGTAATTGCACAAAGCGGCATGGGTAAAATGGACAGGCGAAATAAGGAATTGGTTGATACGATTTCGGCAACTATAATATTGCAATCTTATATGGACCGCAGATTTTAA
- a CDS encoding GxxExxY protein, whose translation MINNNYKHSELTGKIIGCAMKVHTQLGNGFPEVIYQRCLAIELNKAVLLFTKEYEMPVYYDGINVGSRRVDFLVEDKIIVELKATSRLEAAHLAQAINYLEAYNLETGLLINFGSKSLEFKRITNERKLKNQIK comes from the coding sequence ATGATAAATAATAATTACAAGCATTCGGAGCTGACTGGTAAAATTATCGGCTGTGCCATGAAGGTGCATACTCAATTAGGGAATGGTTTCCCGGAGGTTATCTACCAGCGATGCTTAGCAATTGAATTAAATAAAGCGGTTTTGCTTTTTACAAAGGAATATGAAATGCCTGTTTATTACGATGGGATAAACGTTGGATCTCGCCGCGTTGACTTTTTGGTTGAAGATAAAATTATAGTTGAACTAAAAGCAACATCACGTTTAGAAGCTGCTCACCTTGCGCAAGCCATTAACTATCTGGAAGCTTATAACCTTGAAACAGGGCTACTTATAAACTTTGGCTCAAAAAGCCTAGAGTTCAAAAGAATCACCAACGAAAGAAAACTGAAAAATCAGATCAAATAA
- a CDS encoding O-methyltransferase: MEILDPALQAYLEQHCPPEPKMLITINRETHLKVLKANMLSGHYQGRLLSMLSKMLQPKCILEIGTYTGYATICLAEGLVEGGEIHTIEVNLEMEEMIRKNFKNSGFEDRIFPHFGDAAQIILELSDKNYDIVFIDADKKSNYAYFQLIIDQLKPGGVIIVDNVLWKGKVYNQANDTDTRTIREFNKLISTDDRVEQLILPVRDGIMLIRKKQL; encoded by the coding sequence ATGGAGATTCTCGACCCCGCCCTGCAAGCCTATTTGGAGCAACATTGCCCTCCCGAGCCCAAAATGTTAATAACTATTAACAGGGAAACTCATTTAAAGGTGCTAAAAGCCAACATGCTTTCGGGCCATTACCAGGGCAGGTTGTTGAGTATGTTAAGCAAAATGCTGCAACCTAAATGCATATTGGAAATAGGCACTTACACCGGCTACGCCACAATTTGCCTGGCCGAAGGCTTGGTTGAGGGCGGCGAAATACATACCATTGAAGTGAATTTGGAGATGGAAGAAATGATTAGAAAAAACTTTAAAAACTCGGGTTTTGAAGATCGTATTTTTCCACATTTTGGCGATGCGGCGCAAATAATTTTGGAATTATCGGATAAAAATTACGATATTGTGTTTATTGACGCCGACAAAAAAAGCAATTACGCTTATTTTCAGCTCATTATAGATCAGCTAAAGCCCGGAGGGGTAATTATTGTTGACAACGTTTTGTGGAAGGGAAAGGTATATAACCAAGCAAATGATACCGATACCCGCACAATTAGAGAGTTTAATAAATTGATTAGTACCGACGACAGGGTAGAGCAATTAATACTACCTGTTAGAGACGGAATTATGCTGATCAGAAAAAAACAACTATGA
- a CDS encoding glucosaminidase domain-containing protein, whose amino-acid sequence MKKTVLIVLLFIAAQASAQNTSKSYIEKFKDDAIRIMHQTGIPASITLAIAMHESGCGNSVLAQHLNNQFGMKGNSVVVYKRRHKRVSTLYKQYNSIAESFEDFARVITEKKKFSGLSTKFTHYDYLGWVHGIQKAGYASSRKWGAQVLSIITKYQLNTLDETPEAQPNLAAALDDVQ is encoded by the coding sequence ATGAAAAAAACCGTACTGATTGTATTGCTTTTTATAGCCGCACAAGCCTCTGCGCAAAACACCTCAAAATCGTATATCGAAAAATTTAAAGATGATGCCATCCGCATCATGCACCAAACCGGCATCCCCGCAAGTATTACTTTAGCCATTGCCATGCACGAATCGGGCTGCGGCAACAGCGTTTTGGCCCAACATTTAAACAACCAGTTTGGCATGAAGGGCAACAGCGTTGTAGTTTATAAGCGCCGTCATAAAAGAGTGAGTACGCTTTATAAACAATACAATTCTATTGCCGAATCGTTTGAGGATTTTGCCCGTGTAATTACAGAAAAGAAAAAATTTAGTGGCCTGAGCACCAAATTTACCCATTACGATTATTTAGGTTGGGTACACGGCATTCAAAAAGCAGGCTATGCCAGCAGCCGCAAATGGGGCGCACAGGTTTTAAGCATCATAACCAAATACCAGCTCAACACCCTGGACGAAACGCCCGAAGCACAACCAAACCTTGCCGCGGCATTGGATGATGTGCAATAA
- a CDS encoding glucosaminidase domain-containing protein, whose translation MRKITCALFVIITLASCSARKKVATISSGQARHNNQEIQKEHQAAIGNYPTYTADQYIQRFKKIAIQEMNAYGVPASITLAQGLFESGNGNGDLARIANNHFGIKCTSDWKGKSYYKNDDQVNDCFRVYDNPEDSFRDHSNFLKRKRYASLFELDKNDYMGWANGLKAAGYATNPKYPQLLIAVIEKYNLDQYDRPEGEVQKIKREDRVLTQINQNIGKSVKDSIISQTPTDKLYTVKQGDTLYNISKRFGLTVDELKALNNMADNNIKLGQKLVVVK comes from the coding sequence ATGCGAAAAATTACCTGTGCTTTGTTTGTTATTATTACTTTAGCATCGTGTTCGGCACGTAAAAAAGTTGCTACCATAAGCAGCGGCCAGGCCAGGCACAATAACCAGGAGATACAAAAAGAACACCAGGCTGCAATTGGCAATTACCCCACCTATACCGCCGACCAATACATACAACGTTTTAAAAAAATTGCCATACAAGAAATGAACGCTTATGGCGTGCCGGCAAGTATTACACTGGCGCAGGGTTTATTTGAATCGGGCAACGGCAACGGCGATTTGGCGCGTATAGCCAACAACCACTTTGGTATTAAATGCACCAGCGATTGGAAAGGCAAAAGCTATTATAAAAACGACGACCAGGTAAACGATTGTTTCCGCGTTTATGATAACCCGGAAGATTCTTTCAGAGACCATTCCAACTTTTTGAAACGTAAACGTTACGCTTCGCTTTTTGAATTGGATAAAAACGACTACATGGGCTGGGCCAACGGCTTAAAGGCTGCCGGTTATGCTACCAACCCTAAATATCCGCAGTTACTTATTGCCGTTATTGAAAAATATAACCTCGATCAGTACGACAGGCCTGAAGGCGAAGTGCAAAAAATTAAACGCGAAGACCGTGTGCTTACGCAGATCAATCAAAATATCGGCAAAAGCGTGAAAGATTCTATTATTTCCCAAACCCCAACCGATAAATTATACACTGTAAAACAAGGCGACACACTTTACAACATTTCTAAACGTTTTGGGTTAACTGTTGACGAACTTAAGGCGTTAAACAACATGGCCGATAACAATATCAAACTTGGCCAAAAACTTGTTGTTGTAAAGTAA
- a CDS encoding DUF3078 domain-containing protein — protein MAQKTDSVKIDTNLLNKYRINPPKNALPVRIRPILLTPQPIPVTTIDFQVSYWRKSLTAGLNLNQTAFSNNWSGGGVSSFALGANFDFKAEYNKQPLSYTTELLLIYGISKNKGQFSRKTNDRIFYDNKVASQLSKKWYFFGSVSFESQFDVGYQYADGYAPLLISKFMSPGYFTESIGFEYKPVKYIDIRLGTGTARQTFVLDTTIYHNIPGNYGVTPHNILRNELAFQVVSTINKDVATNMNLQARYALFIPYNNFSQITHRLDATLTAKVNRLINVTLNGTVLYDITTNKSVQASQGLALGLIYKFPN, from the coding sequence ATGGCCCAAAAAACCGATTCGGTTAAAATTGATACCAACCTGCTTAACAAGTACCGCATTAACCCACCCAAAAATGCGTTGCCGGTACGTATAAGGCCAATTTTATTAACGCCACAACCCATACCGGTTACAACAATTGATTTCCAGGTTAGTTATTGGCGTAAATCGTTAACGGCGGGTTTAAACCTTAACCAAACGGCCTTTAGTAATAACTGGAGCGGCGGTGGTGTAAGCTCGTTTGCGCTTGGTGCCAATTTTGATTTTAAAGCCGAGTACAATAAACAGCCCCTAAGCTATACAACCGAATTATTACTCATCTACGGTATATCAAAAAACAAAGGTCAGTTTTCGCGCAAAACCAACGATCGTATTTTTTATGATAACAAAGTAGCTTCGCAACTGTCAAAAAAATGGTACTTCTTCGGTTCGGTAAGTTTCGAATCGCAATTTGATGTTGGCTATCAATATGCCGATGGTTATGCTCCGTTATTAATATCCAAGTTTATGTCGCCCGGTTACTTTACCGAGTCGATAGGTTTTGAGTATAAACCCGTAAAATATATTGATATACGCCTGGGTACAGGTACCGCGCGCCAAACCTTTGTGTTAGATACCACCATATACCATAACATACCCGGCAATTACGGTGTAACCCCGCACAATATACTCCGTAACGAACTGGCCTTCCAGGTAGTTAGTACCATTAATAAAGATGTTGCCACCAACATGAACCTCCAGGCCCGGTACGCCCTTTTTATACCCTACAATAATTTCAGCCAAATTACACACCGGTTAGATGCTACCCTTACGGCAAAGGTTAACCGCTTAATTAACGTTACCCTTAACGGAACAGTGCTTTACGATATTACCACCAATAAAAGCGTGCAAGCATCACAGGGCCTGGCTTTGGGCCTCATCTACAAGTTCCCTAACTAA